The following coding sequences are from one Pigmentibacter sp. JX0631 window:
- a CDS encoding MFS transporter codes for MSNDKNMKRIVIASSLGTVFEWYDFYLYGTLAVFFGSLFFPKGNETAGFLASLATFGAGFAVRPFGAIIFGRIGDLFGRKYTFLITIIVMGLSTALVGLLPTYEQLGIFAPILLTVLRLTQGLALGGEYGGAATYVAEHAPHQKRGLHTSFIQTTATLGFLLSLIVILSCRLSLSENDFKVWGWRIPFLISIVLLIVSVYIRLKLHESPLFLKMKESGTRSLSPLRDSFTKIPNLKLVLLSLFGATAGQGVVWYTGQFYALFFLQNTLKIDFKNSYLMIAVSLILATPFFIFFGKLSDKIGRKKVILTGCLLAAIAYIPIFKAITFYGNPALSEAMEKNPIVIEANNCKSECEQLKEFLSKKGYNFDLQTNTNIPSESLSVKIGSMEIKSFDGKLVEDALIAAKYPATANPNEINYVAVILLLTILVIFVTMVYGPIAAFLVELFPTNIRYTSMSFPYHIGNGWFGGFLPLIAASMVIYTGNIYAGLYYPMAVAFMTLIIGGLYLKETKDNKMDR; via the coding sequence ATGTCAAATGATAAAAATATGAAAAGAATTGTAATTGCTTCATCTCTTGGAACAGTATTTGAGTGGTATGATTTTTATCTTTATGGAACCTTGGCTGTCTTCTTTGGTTCTTTATTTTTTCCAAAAGGAAATGAAACTGCGGGGTTTTTAGCAAGTCTTGCAACTTTTGGAGCTGGTTTTGCTGTTCGCCCATTTGGGGCTATTATTTTTGGTAGAATTGGTGATTTATTTGGAAGAAAATATACATTCTTAATTACAATAATTGTAATGGGACTTTCTACAGCTCTTGTAGGATTGTTACCAACTTATGAACAGCTGGGAATTTTTGCACCTATTTTGTTAACTGTGTTACGTTTGACACAAGGGCTGGCTTTAGGTGGGGAATATGGTGGAGCAGCAACTTATGTTGCTGAACATGCTCCACATCAAAAACGTGGACTTCATACAAGTTTTATACAAACTACTGCTACTCTAGGTTTTCTTTTATCACTTATTGTTATTTTGTCTTGCCGGTTATCCTTAAGTGAAAATGATTTTAAAGTTTGGGGATGGAGAATTCCATTTTTAATATCAATTGTTCTATTAATTGTATCAGTATATATTCGTTTAAAATTGCACGAATCTCCTCTATTCTTAAAAATGAAAGAATCAGGAACTCGTTCACTCTCACCTTTAAGAGATAGTTTTACAAAAATACCAAATCTAAAATTAGTTTTATTATCATTATTCGGAGCCACCGCTGGGCAAGGTGTAGTTTGGTATACAGGACAGTTTTATGCACTTTTTTTTCTCCAAAATACTCTGAAAATAGATTTTAAAAATTCGTATTTAATGATTGCTGTTTCTCTAATTTTGGCCACGCCTTTTTTTATCTTTTTTGGAAAACTATCTGATAAAATAGGAAGAAAAAAAGTTATTTTAACAGGCTGTTTATTAGCAGCTATTGCATATATTCCAATTTTTAAAGCTATTACTTTCTATGGAAATCCTGCTTTGAGTGAAGCAATGGAAAAAAATCCAATAGTAATTGAGGCAAATAATTGCAAATCAGAATGTGAGCAATTAAAAGAATTTCTTTCAAAAAAAGGCTATAATTTTGATTTACAAACAAATACTAATATCCCAAGCGAGAGTTTATCTGTAAAAATAGGTTCAATGGAAATAAAATCTTTTGATGGAAAATTGGTGGAAGACGCTTTAATTGCTGCAAAATATCCAGCTACAGCAAATCCAAATGAAATTAATTATGTAGCTGTAATTCTTTTATTAACGATTTTAGTAATATTTGTTACCATGGTCTACGGGCCAATTGCGGCCTTTCTAGTAGAATTATTCCCTACAAATATTCGTTATACATCTATGTCGTTTCCTTATCACATAGGCAATGGTTGGTTTGGAGGATTCTTACCTTTAATTGCTGCTTCTATGGTAATTTACACAGGAAATATTTATGCTGGATTATATTATCCGATGGCAGTTGCATTTATGACCTTAATTATTGGTGGTTTATATCTTAAAGAAACGAAAGATAATAAAATGGATCGTTGA
- a CDS encoding Rpn family recombination-promoting nuclease/putative transposase: protein MEFELLDIKNDYVFKRIFGEKEDILIHFLNCVLNYPESEKIISLTYLNTEINKDQEDDKETRLDVLAKLNNESFVNIEIQVQNTYEYEKRCLYYWAKLYEQQLTSGKKYKTLKPAIW from the coding sequence ATGGAATTTGAATTGCTTGATATTAAAAATGATTATGTTTTTAAACGCATTTTTGGTGAGAAAGAAGATATTTTAATTCACTTTTTAAATTGTGTGTTAAATTATCCGGAAAGTGAAAAAATTATTTCTTTAACTTACTTAAATACAGAAATAAATAAAGACCAAGAAGACGATAAGGAAACAAGGCTAGATGTCTTAGCAAAACTTAATAATGAAAGTTTTGTCAACATTGAAATTCAAGTGCAAAATACTTATGAATATGAAAAACGGTGCTTGTATTACTGGGCGAAGCTTTATGAACAACAATTAACTAGCGGAAAGAAATATAAAACATTAAAACCAGCTATTTGGTAA
- a CDS encoding IS66 family transposase, which produces MEKNLFEKITANDLLKFNSKQLIEFFENQKKYTEKILNSHNEFIQKHNLILEERDSLKKHNKELLDKIVEVEGQLVLLRRRIFREKSERIVKDKNTSEPSDNIKKNSSKKRAKEIKRLPSERYPEAEIIEEHVEFKELPICNCCGSQMRDSGMTEDSEFLTTEPKDYYIIKQKRHKYRCTKCHGDIKTAPTPKKIIPSSVYSDEMIVDVAMTKYCDLIPIERYSSIAGREGFVDLPPNSLIGTTHKLAEYVELAYNKVKEEILSSNVLHADETPHRMLEGDEKKSWYLWGFSNKQSSYFEIRNTRSGDVASEILGKSKCEYLVSDIYSGYVKSTTEVNKKRENKNIPLIKNIYCNAHSRRKFMEAEKFPESKFFIEQYHEIYRLESDGKKDPQLLQKNRNQMKALFEDMKIIGKKLLQGVSAQSTLAIAINYFLKNYEGLTRFIENIELPIDNNHQERQLRSPVIGRKTWYGTHSKQGAKTASIMFTLVESCKLNGINPREYFSMLVKDIHAGKNVFTPKEFNNIDSG; this is translated from the coding sequence ATGGAAAAAAATCTATTCGAAAAAATTACCGCGAATGATCTTTTAAAATTCAATAGCAAACAGCTGATTGAATTCTTTGAAAATCAAAAGAAATATACTGAGAAAATATTAAATTCTCATAATGAATTTATTCAAAAACACAATCTCATTCTTGAAGAACGAGATAGCTTAAAAAAGCATAATAAAGAGTTACTGGATAAAATTGTTGAAGTTGAGGGGCAACTTGTATTACTTAGACGAAGGATATTTAGAGAAAAATCTGAAAGGATTGTAAAAGATAAAAATACTTCGGAACCATCTGATAATATAAAGAAAAACAGCTCAAAAAAACGTGCCAAAGAAATTAAAAGACTTCCATCTGAGCGATATCCTGAAGCAGAAATAATTGAAGAACATGTAGAATTTAAGGAACTGCCTATTTGCAACTGCTGTGGTTCACAAATGCGTGATTCTGGAATGACTGAAGATAGTGAGTTTTTAACAACAGAGCCAAAAGATTACTACATAATAAAACAAAAGCGACATAAATACCGGTGTACCAAATGTCATGGAGATATTAAGACTGCTCCTACTCCTAAAAAAATAATACCAAGTTCAGTTTATAGTGACGAAATGATAGTCGATGTTGCAATGACAAAGTACTGTGATCTCATCCCTATTGAAAGATACAGTTCAATAGCAGGGCGTGAAGGCTTTGTGGATTTACCACCCAATAGTTTAATAGGTACGACACATAAACTAGCCGAATATGTTGAACTGGCATATAATAAAGTAAAGGAAGAAATATTATCTTCAAACGTATTACATGCGGATGAAACCCCTCACCGCATGTTAGAAGGAGATGAAAAAAAGAGCTGGTATTTATGGGGATTTTCCAACAAACAAAGCTCATACTTTGAAATCAGGAATACCAGATCAGGCGATGTCGCTTCTGAGATTCTTGGCAAATCTAAGTGTGAATATTTAGTCAGTGACATTTATTCCGGTTACGTTAAATCAACAACAGAAGTAAATAAAAAGCGAGAGAATAAAAATATTCCATTAATTAAAAATATTTATTGCAATGCGCATAGTCGTCGCAAATTCATGGAAGCTGAAAAATTCCCTGAAAGTAAATTCTTCATTGAACAGTATCATGAAATTTATAGGTTAGAATCAGATGGAAAAAAAGATCCTCAACTACTGCAAAAAAATAGAAATCAAATGAAAGCACTCTTTGAAGACATGAAGATAATAGGAAAAAAATTGTTACAAGGAGTTTCTGCTCAAAGTACACTAGCAATCGCTATAAACTATTTTTTAAAAAACTATGAAGGGCTTACAAGATTTATCGAAAATATTGAATTGCCCATTGATAATAATCACCAAGAAAGACAACTTAGAAGTCCTGTTATAGGAAGAAAAACTTGGTATGGAACTCATTCAAAACAAGGTGCAAAAACAGCATCTATTATGTTTACTCTTGTAGAGTCTTGTAAATTAAATGGAATAAATCCTAGAGAATATTTTTCAATGCTTGTTAAGGATATTCATGCTGGGAAAAACGTCTTTACCCCAAAAGAATTTAATAATATAGACAGCGGATAA
- a CDS encoding c-type cytochrome: protein MKKICYKFFLLFPFFLLLPVFADANKDFLIDESLFKNLNIKESFLTTLDPLYKERRTFSGYNFLNILFQKKIDYKKYDLITFIAKDKFKISIPISFLEKYKPFLAIRDITLKNKMKWQDTRDGGRIINGGPYYLLWREEDKVPVEYWAFGIVEINLSTFHETYGASIPKNTSNEKVLKGFQVFQESCSACHSMNLIGGQLGLEMNVPKNFSEYYSVEYIQAYTKSPTSFRANAKMPPVKISEEQFNNFFLYLKEMKENKLCNNDLTCQNLMDAKLLKK, encoded by the coding sequence ATGAAGAAAATATGCTATAAATTTTTTCTACTATTTCCATTTTTTTTACTATTACCTGTTTTTGCAGATGCAAATAAAGATTTTCTTATAGATGAAAGTTTATTTAAAAATTTAAATATAAAAGAAAGTTTTTTAACTACACTTGACCCATTGTATAAAGAACGTCGTACTTTTTCAGGCTATAATTTTTTAAATATACTTTTCCAAAAAAAAATAGACTACAAGAAATATGATCTTATTACTTTTATTGCAAAAGATAAGTTTAAAATTTCTATACCCATTTCATTTTTAGAAAAATATAAACCATTCCTAGCTATACGTGATATTACCTTAAAAAATAAAATGAAGTGGCAAGATACTAGAGATGGAGGGAGAATAATTAATGGCGGACCATATTACTTACTGTGGCGTGAAGAAGATAAAGTACCAGTTGAATATTGGGCATTTGGAATAGTAGAAATAAATCTAAGTACTTTTCATGAAACATACGGGGCAAGTATTCCCAAAAATACTTCAAACGAGAAGGTTTTAAAAGGTTTTCAAGTATTTCAGGAGTCTTGTTCCGCTTGTCATTCTATGAACTTAATCGGTGGTCAGCTTGGCCTTGAAATGAATGTGCCCAAAAATTTTTCTGAATACTATTCCGTTGAGTATATTCAAGCCTATACTAAATCGCCAACCTCATTTAGAGCGAATGCAAAAATGCCGCCAGTAAAAATCTCTGAAGAACAATTTAATAATTTTTTCCTCTATTTAAAAGAGATGAAAGAAAATAAATTATGTAACAATGATTTAACATGCCAGAATTTAATGGATGCAAAGCTTTTAAAGAAATAA
- a CDS encoding ABC transporter substrate-binding protein, whose product MKLKICFLQSVFFILTLFDIKAYSEKQSSNLREKVRSLKVCTTGGFVPFSSYSNGAWIGFDIEMIQEFSKINHFKYRIYNFNIDDIFQALKENKCDLIAAGITITDERKKDFLFSFPYYTSGIVYLYSKGNSEIDRLEKFEMLNSAKFKVGVKLGTTNDYFAVKYLGNANITKYTDYTEILNAVKIGAVDYVIVDLSFAAFIEKKNPNQFLFKLTPEDHEMYGIAARKNNKDLINSFNLFLDKWKNSGKYEKTLKKYFN is encoded by the coding sequence ATGAAATTAAAGATTTGTTTTCTTCAATCAGTTTTTTTTATTTTGACATTGTTTGATATAAAAGCATATTCTGAAAAACAAAGCTCAAATTTAAGAGAGAAAGTTAGATCTTTAAAAGTTTGCACAACTGGTGGATTTGTTCCTTTTTCTTCTTACTCGAATGGAGCTTGGATAGGATTTGACATTGAGATGATTCAGGAATTTAGTAAGATAAACCATTTTAAATATAGAATTTACAATTTCAATATAGATGATATTTTTCAAGCTCTAAAAGAAAATAAATGTGATCTTATTGCAGCTGGAATAACAATAACAGATGAAAGAAAAAAAGATTTTTTATTTAGTTTTCCATATTATACTAGTGGTATTGTATATTTATATAGCAAAGGAAATTCAGAAATTGATAGGCTTGAAAAGTTTGAAATGCTTAATTCTGCAAAATTCAAAGTTGGAGTGAAATTAGGAACTACAAACGATTATTTTGCAGTAAAGTATTTAGGAAATGCAAATATTACTAAATATACAGATTATACTGAAATTTTAAACGCTGTTAAAATTGGAGCAGTTGACTATGTCATTGTTGATTTAAGTTTTGCTGCATTTATTGAGAAAAAAAATCCAAATCAATTTCTTTTTAAATTAACACCTGAAGATCATGAAATGTATGGAATTGCAGCAAGAAAAAATAATAAAGATTTGATAAATAGCTTTAATTTGTTTTTAGATAAATGGAAAAATTCAGGAAAGTATGAAAAAACATTAAAAAAATATTTTAATTAA
- a CDS encoding RICIN domain-containing protein, translated as MKSILLKHLRVNSVVFFASISLVPAFANALVNVVNVATGKYLDSNSAGNAYAFDENGGDYQLWDVQWFDGGVVSFRSYGTGLTLDSNAAGNAYTLVANGGNNQKWELKYESDGKFSLRNEETGKCLDSNGAGKLYTLGCNGGNYQLWRFVWH; from the coding sequence ATGAAGTCTATTTTATTGAAACATTTGAGGGTTAATTCTGTAGTTTTTTTTGCCTCAATTTCATTAGTCCCAGCATTTGCTAATGCTCTTGTGAATGTTGTAAACGTAGCTACTGGGAAATATTTAGATAGTAATAGTGCAGGAAATGCTTATGCTTTTGATGAGAATGGTGGAGATTACCAATTATGGGATGTCCAATGGTTTGATGGCGGAGTTGTTTCTTTTAGAAGCTATGGAACAGGCTTAACTTTAGATAGTAACGCTGCAGGGAACGCTTATACTTTAGTAGCTAACGGAGGGAACAATCAAAAGTGGGAACTTAAATATGAAAGCGATGGAAAATTTAGTTTAAGAAATGAAGAAACTGGAAAATGTTTAGATAGTAATGGGGCTGGAAAATTATATACTCTAGGGTGTAATGGTGGTAATTATCAATTATGGAGATTTGTTTGGCATTGA
- a CDS encoding peptide ABC transporter substrate-binding protein translates to MQKTSHFIKFIRYLKTIIFCFMICNFNFVAVAQKVVLRDELTRFSGGKPITFDPTNTNDKPTEQILQDMFEGLTRIDRNGKVIMAIAESYRVEDNNKTYIFKIRSNAKWSDGTQVTAEHCALPIKRLMNPNISTIVGFSAFPILNSKKVFEGKLSQKFLGVQVINPRTLLLKLEHPFPHFLELLSSINYVCLHPRSYDKNGKFIEHFPTMSNSAYQIQSYEEDKYIILEKNPYFYNKDKVQINKVTYFFMEDILSQINMYLTGQANITSANISSEDLPYLENKLVDNQIQFNPSNDSVLLLVNTSIEPFKNNVKLRKAISLVIDRSDLAKRVLSKPEFKIFDIVPYNIEDYKVYIPDWAFWTYEKRILEAKKLMKEAGYEKKRLSLKLKYNYYPDNHKIALGIAEMLEKNLNITLTLEKQEIKNNIQDVRKGNYQLSINKFYPNYIDAIEYLSILKSKHKENHTFMNDKTFDALLDKASQENDYNVRNKLLQKAAKKGLENYTIIPMLNYISKYLINYDLMGYTNEDSYVKLYSQDLYFKKMIIPQ, encoded by the coding sequence ATGCAAAAAACTTCTCATTTCATAAAATTTATCAGATATCTAAAGACAATAATTTTTTGTTTCATGATTTGTAACTTTAATTTTGTTGCCGTAGCTCAAAAAGTTGTATTACGTGATGAATTAACTAGGTTTTCTGGAGGAAAACCAATTACCTTCGATCCAACAAATACAAATGATAAACCCACCGAACAGATTCTCCAAGATATGTTTGAAGGTCTTACTCGTATAGATAGAAATGGTAAAGTCATTATGGCTATAGCTGAATCATACAGAGTAGAAGATAATAATAAAACATATATTTTTAAGATTAGATCAAATGCAAAATGGTCTGACGGCACTCAGGTAACAGCTGAACATTGTGCATTGCCAATAAAACGTCTTATGAATCCAAATATTTCAACAATTGTAGGCTTTAGCGCCTTTCCTATTTTGAATAGTAAAAAAGTGTTTGAGGGAAAACTGTCACAAAAATTTCTTGGTGTGCAAGTAATAAATCCTCGAACTCTCCTTTTAAAACTCGAACATCCTTTTCCCCATTTTTTAGAACTTCTTAGTAGCATTAATTATGTTTGCTTGCACCCAAGAAGTTACGATAAAAACGGTAAATTCATTGAACATTTCCCAACAATGTCAAATTCAGCATATCAAATTCAATCATATGAAGAAGATAAATATATTATTTTAGAAAAAAATCCCTACTTTTATAATAAAGATAAAGTCCAAATAAATAAAGTAACTTACTTTTTTATGGAAGATATTCTTTCACAAATAAACATGTACTTGACAGGTCAAGCTAACATTACTAGTGCTAATATTTCATCTGAAGATTTACCATATTTAGAAAATAAGTTAGTAGATAATCAAATACAATTTAATCCTTCTAATGACTCTGTTCTTTTGCTGGTTAATACATCTATAGAGCCCTTTAAAAATAATGTAAAACTAAGAAAAGCAATCTCATTAGTTATCGATAGATCTGATTTAGCAAAAAGAGTTTTATCTAAACCTGAATTTAAAATATTTGATATAGTACCTTATAATATTGAAGACTATAAAGTATATATCCCAGATTGGGCCTTTTGGACTTACGAAAAAAGGATCTTAGAAGCAAAAAAGTTAATGAAAGAAGCAGGGTATGAAAAAAAACGTTTGAGTCTAAAGCTAAAATATAACTACTACCCAGATAATCATAAAATAGCTTTAGGTATTGCTGAAATGCTTGAAAAAAATTTAAATATTACTTTAACACTAGAAAAACAAGAAATTAAAAACAATATTCAAGATGTTAGAAAAGGAAATTATCAATTATCTATCAATAAATTTTATCCTAATTATATAGATGCAATTGAATATCTAAGCATCTTAAAATCAAAGCACAAAGAAAATCATACTTTTATGAATGATAAAACATTTGATGCCCTTCTTGATAAAGCAAGTCAAGAAAATGATTATAATGTCAGAAATAAACTTTTACAAAAAGCTGCTAAAAAAGGATTAGAAAATTACACAATTATTCCAATGTTAAATTACATATCAAAGTATTTAATAAATTACGATTTAATGGGATACACTAATGAAGATAGTTATGTAAAATTGTATTCACAAGATCTTTATTTTAAAAAAATGATAATTCCCCAATAA
- a CDS encoding Rpn family recombination-promoting nuclease/putative transposase, whose product MEFELLDIKNDYVFKRIFGEKEDILIHFLNSVLNYPENEKIISLTYLNTEINKDQEDDKETRLDVLAKLNNDCFVNIEIQVQNTYEYEKRCLYYWAKLYEQQLTSGKKYKTLKPAICIHILNFNFFKDKNYFMTKIKPLDTETRKVFSHDFQLYFLEVPKIPDQYYNELDKWMHFFKGASKETVMAMQTPEIEKAFNTLEYISQDPIARAKYEARRKYELDYNTDMDGAREEGFTTGFQNGKHDQKIEIAKNLLANHFSIEMISKITDLPISELEKLKNI is encoded by the coding sequence ATGGAATTTGAATTGCTTGATATTAAAAATGATTATGTTTTTAAACGCATTTTTGGGGAGAAAGAAGATATTTTAATTCACTTTTTAAATAGTGTGTTAAATTATCCGGAAAATGAAAAAATTATTTCCTTAACATATTTAAATACTGAAATTAATAAAGACCAAGAAGATGATAAGGAAACAAGGCTAGATGTGTTGGCAAAGCTCAACAATGATTGTTTTGTGAATATTGAAATCCAAGTACAAAACACTTATGAGTATGAAAAACGTTGCTTGTATTACTGGGCTAAACTTTATGAACAACAATTAACTAGCGGAAAGAAATATAAAACTTTAAAACCAGCTATTTGTATCCATATTTTAAATTTTAATTTCTTTAAGGATAAAAATTATTTTATGACAAAAATTAAACCGTTGGATACAGAAACAAGAAAAGTTTTTTCCCACGATTTCCAACTCTATTTTTTAGAAGTTCCCAAAATCCCAGATCAGTATTATAATGAACTGGACAAATGGATGCACTTTTTTAAAGGTGCTTCAAAGGAGACCGTCATGGCTATGCAAACACCTGAAATTGAAAAAGCATTTAATACACTTGAATATATCAGCCAAGATCCCATTGCTAGAGCAAAATACGAAGCCAGAAGAAAATATGAACTTGACTACAACACCGATATGGATGGGGCTAGGGAAGAGGGTTTTACTACAGGTTTTCAAAATGGGAAACATGATCAAAAAATTGAAATAGCAAAAAACCTTTTAGCCAATCATTTTTCAATTGAAATGATCAGTAAAATAACAGATCTACCCATTTCTGAACTAGAGAAACTAAAGAATATTTAG
- a CDS encoding Rpn family recombination-promoting nuclease/putative transposase — protein MELELLDIKNDYVFKRIFGEKEDILIHFLNSVLNYPENEKIISLTYLNTEINKDQEDDKETRLDVLAKLNNESFVNIEIQVQNTYEYEKRCLYYWAKLYEQQLTSGKKYKTLKPAICIHILNFNFFKDKDYFMTKIKPLDTETRKVFSHDFQLYFLEVPKIPDQYYNELDKWMHFFKGASKETVMAMQTPEIEKAFNTLEYISQDPIARAKYEARRKYELDYNTDMDGAREEGFAKGKNEQKFEIAKNLLINNFSIEMISKITDLTISEIEKLKNT, from the coding sequence ATGGAACTTGAATTGCTTGATATTAAAAATGATTATGTTTTTAAACGTATTTTTGGGGAGAAAGAAGATATCTTAATTCACTTTTTAAATAGTGTGTTAAATTATCCGGAAAATGAAAAAATTATTTCCTTAACTTATTTAAATACGGAAATTAATAAGGATCAAGAAGATGATAAAGAAACAAGGTTAGATGTCTTAGCTAAACTCAACAATGAAAGTTTTGTAAATATAGAAATCCAAGTACAAAATACTTATGAATATGAAAAACGGTGCTTGTATTACTGGGCGAAGCTTTATGAACAACAATTAACTAGCGGAAAAAAATATAAAACCTTAAAGCCAGCTATTTGTATTCATATTTTAAATTTTAATTTCTTTAAAGATAAAGATTATTTTATGACTAAAATTAAACCGTTGGATACAGAAACAAGAAAAGTTTTTTCTCACGATTTCCAACTTTACTTTTTAGAAGTTCCCAAAATCCCAGATCAGTATTATAATGAACTGGATAAATGGATGCACTTTTTTAAAGGTGCTTCAAAGGAGACCGTCATGGCAATGCAAACACCTGAAATTGAAAAAGCATTTAATACACTTGAATATATCAGCCAAGATCCCATTGCTAGAGCTAAATACGAAGCCAGAAGAAAATATGAACTTGATTACAACACCGATATGGATGGGGCTAGGGAAGAGGGTTTTGCTAAAGGGAAAAATGAACAAAAATTTGAAATAGCAAAAAATCTTTTAATAAATAATTTTTCAATTGAAATGATTAGTAAAATAACAGATTTAACAATTTCTGAAATAGAGAAACTAAAGAATACTTAG